Proteins encoded in a region of the Colius striatus isolate bColStr4 chromosome 18, bColStr4.1.hap1, whole genome shotgun sequence genome:
- the UTP18 gene encoding U3 small nucleolar RNA-associated protein 18 homolog yields the protein MQAAAGAPRPGLAAGKGDRRRKKKKVMKKTKKTAKSLRPPAKAAATERAAAEQAAEEAARRRRHLQALSRTTEAEQELEELLFGDSLNVEEDELLQRLVVPQRLSATERKSVQKESSDSEVENEAKGKLLSKKPAWVDEDDEAEEQVDMTHRYRKDFMKSDAEKTLTKKKLKRRLEEQFQRAMGGVPAWADLENRKKSKRTSSDSDSDEDDDLLCRTGNFVVNSESLPRGILKMRTCLPANQERFADGKLATVQFHPSAQVVMTAGHDRSVSLFQVDGIRNPKIQSIYLESFPIYKACFSVDGEQVIATGTHHKMFFVYDMMSGSIVPIQRVRGVEERFLRNFEISPDGSLMLLTGTSGYFHLLSMKTKELISSIKVNGRCAASAFTPDSSKIYSYSKEGEVFVWDVRSRKCLHKFEDEGSLEGKCIAVSKNNQYVACGSSSGVVNLYTTDVCLKETHPKPVKAIMNLVTSATCVTFNPTTEILAVASRETDEAVKLVHIPSYTVFSNFPVFRRKQIYLAQSMDFSPRSGFFSVANNKGKALLFRLKHYSDF from the exons ATGCAGGCAGCGGCGGGAGCTCCGCGGCCGGGCCTGGCGGCCGGGAAGGGcgacaggaggaggaagaagaaaaaagtgatgaagaaaacaaagaaaacagctaAGTCTCTCCGGCCGCCCGCGAAGGCGGCGGCAACTGAGCGGGCGGCCGCTGAGCAGGCGGCGGAGGAGGCGGCCCGCCGCAGGCGGCACCTGCAGGCGCTTTCCCGAACGACGGAGGCcgagcaggagctggaggagctgctgttcGGCGACAGCCTCAACGTGGAGGAAGATGAGCTGCTGCAGCGCCTCGTCGTCCCTCAGCGG CTTAGTGCTACGGAGAGGAAAAGTGTCCAGAAAGAGTCAAGTGATTCGGAAgtagaaaatgaagcaaaaggTAAATTATTGTCTAAAAAGCCAGCCTGGGtggatgaagatgatgaagctGAAGAACA GGTTGATATGACCCATAGGTATAGGAAAGATTTTATGAAAAGTGATGCTGAGAAGACACTTActaagaaaaagctgaaaagaagACTTGAAGAGCA ATTTCAGCGAGCCATGGGAGGAGTTCCTGCCTGGGCTGATttagaaaacaggaagaaatccAAAAGGACTTCAAGTGATA GTGACAGTGATGAAGATGATGATCTGCTGTGCAGGACTGGCAATTTCGTAGTGAACTCAGAGTCCCTGCCAAGAGGCATTTTGAAG ATGAGGACCTGCTTGCCTGCTAATCAGGAGCGTTTTGCGGACGGAAAGCTGGCCACTGTGCAGTTTCATCCATCTGCTCAAGTTGTCATGACTGCTGGCCACGATCGATCTGTGTCACTCTTTCAG gttGATGGTATAAGGAATCCAAAAATACAGAGCATCTATTTAGAGAGTTTTCCAATTTATAAGGCTTGTTTCAGTGTTGATGGAGAACAAGTTATAGCCACTGGTACTCATCATAAAATGTTCTTTGTGTATGACATGATGAGTGGAAGTATTGTTCCTATACAGAGAGTAAGAG GTGTGGAGGAAAGATTTCTCAGGAACTTTGAAATCTCTCCAGATGGATCACTTATGCTTCTAACTGGAACTTCAGGATACTTTCACCTGTTATCAATGAAG ACAAAGGAACTGATTAGCAGTATAAAGGTAAATGGAAGATGTGCTGCATCCGCTTTCACTCCAGACAGCAGTAAAATATATAGCTATTCAA AGGAAGGTGAAGTTTTTGTTTGGgatgtgagaagcagaaagtgTCTACACAAATTTGAAGATGAAGGTTCTTTGGAAGGAAAGTGCATTGCTGTTTCAAAAAACAACCAATATGTGGCATGTGG ttcatCTTCTGGAGTTGTAAATTTATATACAACTGATGTCTGTCTCAAAGAAACCCATCCAAAACCAGTTAAAGCCATAATGAATCTAGTTACATCTGCTACGTGCGTGACCTTCAATCCCACCACGGAAATTTTGGCAGTGGCTTCCCGTGAAACTGATGAAGCTGTCAAATTG GTACATATTCCTTCATATACTGTGTTCTCAAACTTCCCAGtgttcagaagaaaacagatctaTCTTGCTCAATCTATGGACTTTTCTCCCAGAAGTGGCTTTTTCTCTGTAGCAAATAacaaaggaaaagctttgtTATTTAG gctgaaacattattcagatttttaa